GCGAGGGCAGGGGGCGACGTGGGGCACCGGCGGGCAGACGGCGGATCCCCACGGGGCTGGGCCGGCGACCGCCGGCTTCCTCACCCGCGGGATCGACAACCCCTTCGACTACTACTACCGACGGGTCTTCGCGGACGCGGTGCGCGCCGTCGACGCCCTCCGCGAGATGCCGGAGGTTGATCCGTCCCGGGTCGCGGTGACAGGGAACAGCCAGGGCGGGGCGATCGCCATCGCGGCCGCCGGCCTGTCCGAGGGACTCGTGGGCGCGCTTCCCACCGTTCCGATCCTGTGCGACCTCCCCCGCGTGATCGGACTCACCGACGCCGATCCGCATGCCGAACTCACCCGCTACCTCGCGGTGCACCGCGACGCGACCCAGCGGGTCTTCGACACGCTGTCGTACTTCGACGGTGTGTCCTTCGCTCGCCGGGCGACAGCCCCGGCATTGTTCGGCGCTGCACTCATGGACACCATCGCGCCTCCCTCGGGCGTCTTCGCCGCCGCGAACCAGTGGGGGGCCGGCGCCGAGACGCTCACCTATGCCTGGAACGGACACGAGGCGGGCGAGGGCGCGCACTGGGTACGGCAGGCGGAATGGCTGCGTGCACGAGTGGCGCAGCTCGCCGCGGAGCCGGTGGCCACCCGATGACGACGCCTCCGCCCCCGCGCCTGACACGCGATGCGCTCGTCGAGAGCGGTCGCGCGCGCCGCCCCGCGCCCATCAGGATGGTCCACATCGGCATCGGCGCCTTCCACCGAACGCATCAGGCCTGGTACACCTCCCGCGCCGGTGACGCCGCGGACTGGGGGATCGCCGGCTTCACCGGCCGCAGCCCCCGCATCGCTGATCAGCTGGCTGCTCAGGGCGGGGTGTACACCCTGGTCGAACGCGGGCGGGAGGGCGACCGCTTCCACATCATCGACAGCATCAGCGAAGCGCGCGCCTCTGCCGATCTCGACCGATTCGTCGACCTGGTCTCGGCACCCGCGACGTCGGTCGTCACCCTGACCGTCACCGAGGCCGGCTACCACCTCGGAGCCGACGGATACCTCGACACCGACCATCCCGACGTCGTCGCCGACCTGGCAGCCCTCCGGGGTGGCCGCCCGGCGCGTCTGAACACGACCGCGGCGCGGCTGGCCTTCGCGCTGCGCGATCGTGCCGCACGAGGAGCCGGCCCGATCGCCGTCGTGTCCTGCGACAATCTGCCCGCGAACGGCCGGACGCTCGAGCGCACCATCACCGACGTCGCCGCCGCGCTCGGCTGGGACACCACAGGATGGCCGGTGTCGTTCGTCTCCACGAGCGTCGATCGCATCACCCCCCACACGACCCCGGTCGACATCCGTGCGGTCGAAGACGCTCTCGGCTTCCGCGACGAGGCCGCTGTCGTGGCCGAACCGTTCTCTGACTGGGTCCTGGCCGGCGACTTCCCCGCAGGGCGCCCTCGATGGGAAGACGCCGGCGCCCGCTTCGTCGATGACATCGCCCCTTTCGAACGCCGAAAGCTGTTGATGCTCAACGGCGGACATCTCGCGCTCGCGTTCCGGGGCCTGCTCCGGGGCTGCAATACGGTGGCCGAGGCCATGGGTGATCCGACCTGCCGGGCTACCCTGGACCGGTTCTGGGACGAGGCGGAACGCGCCGTAGGACCCGGCGCGGACACGGCCGGCTACCGTCGTCAGCTCGTCGAGCGCTTCGAGAACGACCGCATCGCCCACCGTCTCGCCCAGATCGCTGTGGACACCGCGACGAAGGTGCGACTGCGGGTGCTGCCTGTCCTCTCGGCCGAGAGAGAGGTCGGGGGCCCGGCGGACGGCGCGCTCGGCGTCATCCGCGACTGGTCGGCCGGGGCTCGCCGTGGGGCGTTCCCGGCCGGGATCACGCGGCTCGACGACCTGACGTCGAGCGCGACCCCCACCGACCGCGAACTGATCTCGGCCGCGATCGTCGCGGGCTGAGTCGCCCCCTGCCCCGCGAAGGAGAGCGTGTGAACATCGAGCTGGCGAGGGAAGACCGGCGGGGTGCGTCCTATGATCGCGCCATGAGCACAAGCGGCGCGCGCGTCACGCTGGCGCAGCTGGCCGAGGAAGCCGGGGTGTCGATCGCGACGATGTCGAAGGTCCTCAACGGCCGGACGGATGTCGCCTCGGCGACCCGGGCACGGATCGAGCGGCTTCTGGCCGAGCACGGCTACACCCGCCGCGCCGGCAACCGTCGGGGCGAGTACGTCGAGCTCGTCCTCCACGAACTCGAGCCCAGCTGGTCGACCGACCTCATCACCGGGGTCGAGACGGTCGCGGCGGCGTCGGGACTGTCGACCGTGCTCACGCTCAGCGGCGACCGGCATGCCCCCGGCGACGAGTGGATCGACGGCGTCCTGCGCCGAAGCCCGGCCGCCGTCGTCCTCGTCTTCTCCGACCTCGCGCCCGCCCATCGCGACAAGCTCAAGCGCCGCGGCATCCCGTTCGTCATCGTCGACCCGTCCGGCGATCCGGCCGCCGATGTGCCGGCGGTGGGGTCGGCGAACTGGACGGGAGGCCTGGTGGCGACCCGGCATCTGATCGAGCTCGGGCACCGACGGATCGCCGCGATCACCGGCCCCTCCGATGCGATGTGCTCGCACGCCCGCCTCGACGGCTATCGCTCGGCGATGAACGCCGCGGGCCTGCCCGTCGACCCGGGCTGGGTGCGTTTCGGCGACTTCCACCCCTCGGGCGGTGAAGCGTGGGCCCGGGAACTCCTCGCACTCCCCGACCGGCCCACGGCGATCTTCGCCGGCAGCGACCTCCAGGCGATCGGCGTCATCGCCGCAGCGCGCGGCGCGGGACTCGAGGTCCCGGCTGATCTCTCCGTCGTCGGATACGACGACATCGCGCTCGCGCGCTGGTTCAGCCCGCAGCTGACGACGGTGCATCAGCCGCTGCGCCGCATGGGAGAGGAGGCCACCCGACTGGCACTCCGCCTCGGCGCGGGCGGGCACCCCGAGACGCTGCGGATGGACCTGGCCACCCACCTCGTGGTGAGGGAGAGCACGGCGCCCGCACCACCTCTCGAAACTTAAGTGGAGAGTTTCGTAACGTTTCCATGAGGAAGACCCTCGGACGCTCTGCGCGCACATAGGTTTGCGACCACGACAAACCCCCGCGCAAAGGAGCGTATTCGTGAGACGACATCGTGCTCGATCCGCTGCAGCCGCCGTCCTGGCAGCCGCAGCATTGATCGTCGCCCCCCTGTCGGCCGCCTCCGCGGCCGACACCGTCATCGCCTCGGCCGACTTCGAAGACGGCACGACCGGCGATTGGATCGCGAGCGGAGGAGGTGAGAACACCCTCTCGGTCATCGACCTCGACGGCTCGCGAGTCCTGCAGGTCTCCGACCGCGCGGACGACTTCACCGGCATCCAGAGCCCCGCCGGGATCTTCGAGGCAGGAACGACCTACAGCGTGTCGGCCCGCATCAAGCTCGCCGAGGGAACCGCTGACCAGTCGGCGCGCTTCGTGATGAAGCCCGCCTACACCTGGATCGGGCCGACCACCGCCACCGCCGCCGACTGGACCACCATCAGCGGCGAGTACACCGTCCCCGCCGACGCGAATCTGCCCGAGCTCCAGCTCTACATCGGCACCGGGGGCGCGGAGTCGGGAACCTTCACCTACTACCTCGACGACCTCGTCGTCACGGCGCTCGACACCGAGCCCACCGAGCCCACCGACCCCGGCACCCCGCCGGTGACCGGACCGACCGCGCTCTCGAACGACTTCGAAGAGAGCCTCGGCGGCTGGGTTCCGCGCGACAGCGGCAGCGGCGCTCCGACCGTGTCGCTCACCACCGACGACGCTCAGCAGGGCAGCCAGTCGGCGGCCCTGACGGGACGCACGTCGCAGGGCTCGGGGTTCGGCCACGACATCGCGGGCCTGCAGGCGAACGTCACCTACGAGGTGACCGCCTGGGTGCGCTTCGGCGAGGGACAGGCCACCGGGCCGGTGTGGCTGAGCCTCCAGCGCGACTACCAGGGGGCGACGACGTTCTCGACGCTCGCGCAGTTCGCGAACGTCACCAACTCCGGGTGGACGCAGGTGCGGGCATCCTTCCCCCTCGCCGCGTTCGACACGGGTCTGCTCTACTTCGAGACCGACTACAACGGCACGAACACGTCCGACCTGTACTTCGACGACATCCAGGTGAGCGTGCCCGAGCCCGGCGAGATCCAGGACCTCACTCCGCTTCAGGACACGCTGGATGTCCCGGTGGGTGTGGCGATCGACAGCCGGGAGACGACGGGTGTGGCCTCGGAGCTGCTCCTGCGCCACTTCGACCAGATCACGGGTGAGAACTACATGAAGCCCGAGGCCTGGTACGACGCGAACGGCCAGTTCCGCGCCAACCCCGAGGCCGTCGCGCTGATGGACTTCGCCGAGGCCAACGACCTGGCCGTGTACGGCCACGTGCTGGTGTGGCACAGCCAGACACCCGCGTTCTTCTTCCAGGCAGCCGACGGCTCGCCGCTGACGACGAGCGATGCGGACAAGCAGATCCTGCGGGATCGCCTCCGCGAGCACATCTTCAACGTCGCCGAGTGGCTGGCCACCGAGTACGGCGAGTTCGGCGGCACCAACCCCCTGAACGCGTGGGACGTGGTCAACGAGGTCGTCTCCGACGGCTCCGAATACGCCGACGGGCTCCGTCGCAGCGAGTG
The Microbacterium sp. SLBN-154 DNA segment above includes these coding regions:
- a CDS encoding acetylxylan esterase, giving the protein MARFDLPESQLRTYRPDVPEPPGFDSFWRETIADARAQATGVRRTPTAAPLDLVTVEDVVFSGYAGDPVRAWLVLPAGAREPLPAVVEFVGYGRGRGLPHERLHWPAAGFAQLIVDTRGQGATWGTGGQTADPHGAGPATAGFLTRGIDNPFDYYYRRVFADAVRAVDALREMPEVDPSRVAVTGNSQGGAIAIAAAGLSEGLVGALPTVPILCDLPRVIGLTDADPHAELTRYLAVHRDATQRVFDTLSYFDGVSFARRATAPALFGAALMDTIAPPSGVFAAANQWGAGAETLTYAWNGHEAGEGAHWVRQAEWLRARVAQLAAEPVATR
- a CDS encoding mannitol dehydrogenase family protein, translated to MTTPPPPRLTRDALVESGRARRPAPIRMVHIGIGAFHRTHQAWYTSRAGDAADWGIAGFTGRSPRIADQLAAQGGVYTLVERGREGDRFHIIDSISEARASADLDRFVDLVSAPATSVVTLTVTEAGYHLGADGYLDTDHPDVVADLAALRGGRPARLNTTAARLAFALRDRAARGAGPIAVVSCDNLPANGRTLERTITDVAAALGWDTTGWPVSFVSTSVDRITPHTTPVDIRAVEDALGFRDEAAVVAEPFSDWVLAGDFPAGRPRWEDAGARFVDDIAPFERRKLLMLNGGHLALAFRGLLRGCNTVAEAMGDPTCRATLDRFWDEAERAVGPGADTAGYRRQLVERFENDRIAHRLAQIAVDTATKVRLRVLPVLSAEREVGGPADGALGVIRDWSAGARRGAFPAGITRLDDLTSSATPTDRELISAAIVAG
- a CDS encoding LacI family DNA-binding transcriptional regulator, with amino-acid sequence MSTSGARVTLAQLAEEAGVSIATMSKVLNGRTDVASATRARIERLLAEHGYTRRAGNRRGEYVELVLHELEPSWSTDLITGVETVAAASGLSTVLTLSGDRHAPGDEWIDGVLRRSPAAVVLVFSDLAPAHRDKLKRRGIPFVIVDPSGDPAADVPAVGSANWTGGLVATRHLIELGHRRIAAITGPSDAMCSHARLDGYRSAMNAAGLPVDPGWVRFGDFHPSGGEAWARELLALPDRPTAIFAGSDLQAIGVIAAARGAGLEVPADLSVVGYDDIALARWFSPQLTTVHQPLRRMGEEATRLALRLGAGGHPETLRMDLATHLVVRESTAPAPPLET